From the genome of Rhodohalobacter mucosus, one region includes:
- a CDS encoding enoyl-CoA hydratase/isomerase family protein: MSKKENGSITYSVTNKIGTIEFYHPKGNSLPGVLLRKLADTVQEAGKDGNANVIVLRSKGDGAFCAGASFDELLAVTNMDEGKEFFMGFAQVLNAMRTCPKPIIARIHGKTVGGGIGIAAASDFTFAHTDASIKLSELALGIGPFVVGPAVGRKIGVSAFSTLAFDARTWYTSEWARQKGLYNKLLATIDDLDDAVDKLARELAGSNPEAMRELKEITWQGTGHWDATLEQRAEISGRLVLSDFTREFIKEFKKK, encoded by the coding sequence ATGAGCAAAAAAGAAAACGGTTCCATTACCTATTCAGTAACTAACAAGATCGGAACCATTGAGTTCTACCATCCTAAAGGAAATTCGCTGCCAGGCGTACTGCTTCGGAAATTGGCTGATACGGTTCAGGAGGCCGGTAAAGACGGTAACGCAAACGTGATTGTTCTGCGAAGCAAGGGCGATGGAGCCTTTTGTGCCGGGGCCTCTTTCGATGAACTCCTTGCGGTTACCAACATGGATGAAGGCAAGGAGTTTTTTATGGGATTTGCCCAGGTACTGAATGCCATGCGTACATGCCCGAAACCTATTATCGCACGAATACACGGAAAAACGGTGGGCGGCGGAATCGGAATAGCTGCAGCCTCCGATTTCACTTTTGCCCACACTGATGCCTCCATCAAATTAAGCGAACTGGCGCTGGGTATCGGTCCATTTGTGGTGGGGCCTGCCGTAGGCCGAAAAATCGGGGTTTCCGCGTTTTCCACACTCGCTTTTGATGCACGCACATGGTACACGTCCGAATGGGCACGTCAAAAAGGGCTCTATAATAAACTGCTTGCCACCATCGACGATCTTGATGATGCAGTTGATAAGCTGGCCCGTGAACTGGCAGGCAGCAATCCGGAAGCCATGCGGGAGCTCAAGGAGATCACCTGGCAGGGTACCGGCCACTGGGATGCTACCCTGGAGCAGCGTGCAGAGATCAGCGGACGGCTTGTTCTCTCCGACTTTACGCGCGAATTTATCAAGGAGTTTAAGAAGAAGTGA
- a CDS encoding SPOR domain-containing protein has protein sequence MCKKIQPSLFLITVSLLFSYLLMGVTHSANAQMTESPVRNFSIKLNGGYTFASSGGGTLGPLMGQFDVESNQKSVYGAAIQYAFNPAWSFEAAFNTGSFENQFVDDPAFTTDYLYATFRGVSHLNGLLDLNWAGSRYVNPYFAIGMGLMRSRLSADGLDSEDMSLVLSSSAGALFYLFNGADLFVQYDYNLAGSNLLDGFSGSASSDKFAAVKVGLRFNFGRKGTKLASWSGAPSSRASRSSMLPLPASVATPSPETGIADVNEKAESEMESSSSEPADMAWLTEFGTFMESPAARHPEFVLKSLEFARSMKEARLQAKAMAAEQARLEQERQRLAAAAISPAPAKTKIRRAASPPDGTYIQIGSFPNDTVAEEKWHEVVATLEGVIVNPSNSVFIHEYKQFRRVLIGPFGNASQARTLLSGIQSDYVDAFVIKFPRY, from the coding sequence ATGTGTAAGAAGATCCAACCTTCCCTGTTCCTTATCACTGTTTCCCTGCTCTTTTCATATCTGCTCATGGGCGTTACCCATTCTGCAAATGCCCAGATGACCGAGAGTCCGGTCCGGAATTTCAGTATTAAGCTGAATGGCGGATATACTTTTGCATCATCAGGCGGTGGTACACTGGGGCCGCTGATGGGGCAATTTGATGTTGAGTCCAATCAGAAATCAGTTTACGGAGCCGCAATTCAGTACGCTTTCAATCCCGCATGGTCTTTTGAGGCGGCGTTTAATACGGGCAGTTTTGAAAACCAGTTTGTGGATGATCCTGCATTTACTACAGATTATCTATACGCCACGTTTCGGGGTGTATCCCACCTGAACGGGCTCCTGGACCTCAATTGGGCCGGAAGCAGGTATGTAAACCCCTATTTTGCAATTGGAATGGGTCTGATGAGGAGCCGGCTGTCTGCCGATGGACTGGATAGCGAGGATATGTCGCTGGTATTGAGCAGCAGTGCCGGTGCACTCTTTTACCTGTTTAACGGCGCAGATCTATTTGTTCAGTACGACTATAATCTGGCGGGAAGCAATCTTCTGGACGGGTTCTCAGGCAGTGCCAGTTCCGATAAATTTGCGGCGGTGAAAGTTGGGTTGAGATTCAACTTTGGCAGAAAAGGCACAAAACTGGCGTCCTGGTCCGGTGCCCCATCCTCTCGTGCAAGCCGCTCGTCAATGCTGCCATTACCGGCTTCCGTTGCAACACCGTCACCTGAAACTGGCATTGCCGACGTCAATGAAAAGGCGGAATCCGAAATGGAATCATCTTCATCTGAGCCAGCCGACATGGCCTGGCTAACCGAATTTGGAACGTTCATGGAGAGTCCGGCTGCTCGTCACCCGGAATTTGTTCTGAAATCACTTGAATTTGCCCGAAGCATGAAAGAGGCCAGATTGCAGGCAAAAGCTATGGCTGCGGAACAGGCCAGATTAGAGCAGGAGCGCCAGCGGCTTGCGGCTGCGGCCATATCGCCTGCACCGGCAAAAACAAAGATTCGCAGAGCAGCATCTCCGCCCGACGGCACCTACATACAGATCGGCTCCTTCCCGAATGACACGGTAGCGGAGGAGAAGTGGCACGAAGTGGTTGCCACTCTGGAAGGTGTTATCGTAAATCCCTCAAATAGTGTTTTTATCCACGAGTACAAGCAATTCAGACGAGTTCTGATTGGTCCGTTTGGAAATGCGTCACAGGCAAGAA
- a CDS encoding adenylate/guanylate cyclase domain-containing protein, translating to MNSLIKTAVKIRFQGYKHELTLKKTSNQTIMSDRAFSFEWVINSGLDAGKLWNIISDTNYLFKAIGHISVKENSLSKHQNSTGSSRYVTYDQLHRPEVWSEEICEWEAPFFLTLKRSYVRGYLKELTCSARVSESITGSRVTFSFSGSSRGLVGYILTRAELIWGMKRRLKKMISGYERAIREERFMRESEPLGFIPKKFQRKEFTRKLSEASELPALSGKLISLLIQADEQLITGLSPVKLARLWKEPVHKIVDLLIHAAGLGILNFNWEVCCPECSGPVQEAITLKEVTEPVYCKDCGTGVHVDFHSTLHLTFSPAPTFRRVSGKKYHLNSPADRPLVKLRTVLQPGEKRFVRINLDEGNYRITSNGTKGAVNVTVQKDGAPHASIVFSNWDLEDQRLTLISEPYLILRNKTEEPITVICEDVHPDNYYVAASEVCSLPQFRHLFPAELIRDKESISANNLTVLFTDLFNSTDLYSANGDQSAVSLVMNHFDVLQQVISEERGSIVKTIGDSVMAVFPRPIYALRAFNRAQDIFSHSDSTNSSIHLKGGVHSGNCVAVTLNDRIDYFGNTVNIASRLVDHARGDEIVISDEVYTCPDLRSFLMTKRRNVRIHHFDAELKGFDEQTFEAKRISLKNFLFS from the coding sequence TTGAATTCTCTTATAAAAACAGCCGTCAAGATACGGTTTCAGGGGTACAAACACGAACTAACGCTTAAGAAAACTTCGAATCAGACCATCATGAGCGACCGTGCTTTTTCTTTTGAGTGGGTAATCAATTCCGGGCTGGATGCCGGAAAATTGTGGAATATCATTTCGGACACGAATTACCTTTTCAAAGCAATTGGCCACATTTCCGTAAAAGAAAACAGCTTATCGAAACACCAGAACAGCACCGGTTCGTCACGATATGTTACCTACGACCAGCTACACAGACCCGAAGTATGGAGTGAGGAGATCTGCGAATGGGAAGCCCCGTTCTTTCTGACTCTGAAGAGAAGCTATGTTCGAGGTTACCTCAAAGAGCTTACCTGTTCAGCCCGGGTATCTGAAAGCATTACGGGTTCGCGGGTCACATTCTCCTTTTCCGGGTCATCAAGAGGCCTTGTTGGATACATTCTGACCCGCGCAGAGCTTATCTGGGGTATGAAGCGGCGTCTTAAGAAGATGATATCAGGATATGAACGCGCCATCAGGGAAGAGCGATTCATGCGCGAGTCGGAGCCGCTCGGTTTTATTCCGAAAAAGTTTCAGAGAAAGGAGTTTACCCGGAAGCTCTCGGAAGCATCAGAATTACCCGCTCTTTCCGGAAAACTGATCTCCTTGCTGATACAAGCCGATGAACAACTCATAACCGGGCTCTCACCGGTTAAGCTGGCCCGACTGTGGAAAGAGCCTGTTCACAAAATCGTGGATCTGCTTATTCACGCCGCCGGCCTTGGCATTCTTAATTTCAACTGGGAGGTGTGTTGCCCGGAGTGCTCAGGTCCTGTACAAGAAGCTATCACACTTAAAGAGGTCACGGAACCGGTATACTGTAAAGATTGTGGTACCGGCGTTCATGTCGACTTCCACAGCACACTACATCTCACCTTCAGTCCGGCCCCCACTTTCCGGCGTGTATCCGGCAAGAAGTATCATCTGAACAGCCCGGCAGACCGGCCGCTCGTTAAACTCCGCACCGTTTTGCAACCCGGTGAAAAGCGGTTTGTTCGGATCAATCTTGATGAAGGAAACTATCGGATTACCTCGAACGGTACAAAAGGTGCGGTAAACGTTACCGTTCAGAAAGACGGCGCCCCCCATGCATCCATAGTGTTTTCGAACTGGGACCTGGAAGATCAGCGGCTAACGCTCATTAGTGAACCGTACCTGATACTCCGAAACAAGACGGAAGAGCCGATCACGGTGATCTGTGAGGATGTTCATCCCGACAATTATTATGTGGCTGCCAGTGAGGTATGTTCACTGCCTCAGTTTCGCCATCTTTTCCCTGCAGAGCTGATTCGGGATAAGGAGAGCATTTCCGCCAATAATCTTACGGTTCTCTTTACCGATCTGTTCAACTCCACCGACCTGTACAGCGCCAATGGTGATCAATCGGCTGTGAGTCTGGTTATGAACCACTTTGATGTTCTACAGCAGGTTATTTCAGAGGAGCGCGGATCGATTGTGAAAACCATTGGTGACTCCGTGATGGCTGTATTTCCACGCCCTATTTATGCATTGCGGGCATTTAACCGGGCACAGGACATTTTCAGCCACAGCGACAGTACAAATAGCTCCATTCACCTTAAGGGCGGTGTACACAGCGGCAACTGTGTGGCCGTTACATTGAACGACCGCATCGATTATTTTGGCAATACGGTAAATATTGCCTCAAGGCTGGTGGATCACGCACGCGGTGACGAGATTGTAATTTCAGATGAGGTATATACCTGTCCGGATCTGAGAAGCTTTCTGATGACCAAACGGCGGAATGTAAGGATCCATCATTTTGATGCTGAATTGAAAGGATTTGATGAGCAAACGTTTGAAGCCAAGCGCATATCCCTGAAGAACTTTTTGTTCAGCTGA
- a CDS encoding SEC-C metal-binding domain-containing protein: protein MAHKPARNEPCHCGSGKKYKNCCFEKDQSGSSSKLGMIAIVAAVILGLVFVGIAITGGSGGTQCPEGTVWSDAHQHCH from the coding sequence ATGGCGCATAAACCTGCACGAAATGAACCCTGCCACTGCGGAAGCGGCAAAAAATACAAGAATTGCTGTTTTGAGAAAGATCAGTCAGGCAGCTCGTCCAAACTGGGCATGATTGCCATTGTGGCAGCAGTCATTCTTGGGCTCGTATTTGTGGGAATCGCAATAACCGGCGGTTCGGGCGGAACCCAGTGTCCGGAGGGCACGGTATGGTCGGATGCCCACCAGCACTGTCATTAA
- a CDS encoding nucleoside-diphosphate kinase, protein MAAERTLTILKPDCVKKNLIGEVTRRIQEAGFKIVAMKMVRLTSDTAGGFYAVHRERPFFGELVEFMSSGPCVPMVLEKENAVADFRTLIGATNPAEADEGTIRADFADSVGENIVHGSDSVENGKIESAYFFSESEVVANKA, encoded by the coding sequence ATGGCAGCAGAACGTACACTAACTATTCTGAAACCCGACTGTGTTAAAAAGAACCTGATCGGTGAAGTAACCCGCAGGATTCAGGAAGCAGGATTCAAAATTGTGGCTATGAAGATGGTCCGTTTAACGAGCGACACAGCCGGCGGGTTTTACGCAGTTCACCGGGAAAGACCTTTTTTTGGTGAACTTGTTGAATTTATGAGCAGCGGGCCATGCGTACCCATGGTTCTTGAAAAAGAGAACGCTGTAGCCGATTTCCGTACACTGATTGGTGCCACCAATCCCGCAGAAGCAGATGAAGGTACAATCCGTGCCGATTTCGCCGACAGCGTTGGAGAAAACATCGTACATGGATCCGATTCGGTTGAGAACGGCAAAATTGAGTCCGCTTATTTCTTTTCAGAGTCTGAAGTTGTTGCCAATAAGGCATAG
- a CDS encoding methylglyoxal synthase — translation MQSPKPHPSIASKTVLMGEKKRIGLVAHDYRKIDLIDWADYNRDILMQHDLYGTGTTGGLIAEKLQLPVHRFMSGPLGGDLQIGAAIAETRLDILIFFWDPLQAQPHDVDVKALLRIAIVYNIPLACNRSSADFLITSELMGENYERYLVDYGDRLKSLSKEE, via the coding sequence ATGCAATCCCCAAAACCTCACCCAAGTATCGCTTCGAAAACCGTATTGATGGGCGAAAAGAAGCGAATCGGGCTTGTAGCCCATGATTATCGAAAAATTGATCTGATCGATTGGGCCGACTATAACCGCGACATTCTGATGCAGCATGATCTGTATGGAACCGGAACCACCGGCGGGCTGATAGCCGAGAAGCTGCAGCTGCCTGTTCATCGATTTATGAGCGGTCCGCTCGGCGGCGACCTGCAGATCGGTGCGGCTATTGCGGAAACCCGTCTTGATATTCTGATTTTCTTCTGGGATCCTCTCCAGGCGCAGCCGCACGACGTGGATGTGAAAGCCCTGCTGCGAATCGCCATCGTCTATAACATTCCACTAGCCTGTAACCGATCGAGCGCTGATTTTCTCATCACATCCGAACTGATGGGCGAAAATTACGAGCGATACCTGGTCGACTATGGAGACAGACTGAAAAGCCTCAGCAAGGAAGAGTAA
- a CDS encoding MFS transporter — protein sequence MLDIQKKLSNTFYALLALPATAMGFALSVQIAALSWLLTYQYGLDISDIGLVWATGPIAGIVGQVIIGIISDNVWVWNGRRRVFIVIGGTLASLMLLALPNIGVIQAGLGLEAVLGLAVLISMILDLSINVSFNPTRSIIADVTPEGRARTKGYTWMQTVSGTFGVLSYFIGAVFGNIELIYFGVVLVFFFSVIPPFFIKEPKYLGRYGEDEDAIAMEEQNSDESSLPGSVNDASLKQILISIRPLWGFLLYGIYAIIKRLSGFEIPGYYFELFALGLSVILILQALLKSEEGKSKEEAGKIGFQKVLAAHSFSWIGVQSMFIYFFAFVSYQMPDLIADQVGSVVNWSFFSLNLVAAIIPVLALEPLANRFGRVKTHASSLVIMAIGYAAMWALGNSPWTLYILMIVVGVGWASIISLPFAIMSQKIAQNQMGLYMGLFNLSVVLPQLVSSFAVGDIMNAAPNKTVLLIICSVTVGFSALAWFLVKEPKDEMTENPALVDEK from the coding sequence ATGCTTGATATCCAGAAAAAGCTTTCAAACACGTTTTATGCGCTGCTGGCACTGCCCGCTACGGCGATGGGGTTTGCCCTGTCCGTGCAGATTGCCGCCCTGAGCTGGCTGCTGACCTATCAGTACGGATTGGATATCTCTGATATAGGCCTGGTTTGGGCTACCGGTCCGATTGCGGGTATCGTGGGTCAGGTGATTATCGGGATCATCAGCGACAACGTCTGGGTCTGGAACGGCCGGCGCCGTGTTTTTATCGTGATCGGCGGTACCCTGGCGTCCCTCATGCTCCTGGCGCTTCCAAACATCGGGGTGATTCAGGCGGGCCTGGGGCTGGAAGCGGTGCTGGGTCTTGCGGTGCTCATTTCCATGATCCTAGACCTTTCGATCAACGTCTCATTCAACCCTACCCGCTCCATTATTGCGGATGTTACGCCTGAGGGAAGGGCGCGAACCAAAGGGTACACCTGGATGCAGACGGTATCCGGGACGTTCGGCGTGCTTTCCTATTTCATAGGCGCGGTATTCGGGAACATTGAGCTGATCTATTTTGGCGTGGTGCTCGTCTTCTTCTTTTCGGTGATTCCGCCCTTTTTCATCAAAGAGCCAAAGTACCTTGGCCGCTATGGAGAGGATGAAGATGCGATTGCGATGGAAGAGCAGAATTCCGATGAATCCTCACTGCCCGGCAGCGTGAATGATGCATCGCTCAAACAGATCCTGATCAGCATCCGGCCACTCTGGGGGTTTCTGCTTTATGGCATCTACGCCATCATCAAACGGCTGAGCGGTTTTGAAATACCCGGCTACTATTTTGAACTGTTTGCTCTGGGGCTGTCCGTCATTCTGATTCTACAGGCCCTGCTGAAATCTGAAGAAGGGAAGTCAAAAGAGGAAGCAGGGAAGATTGGCTTTCAGAAGGTTTTGGCGGCTCACTCTTTTTCCTGGATAGGCGTTCAGAGCATGTTTATCTACTTTTTTGCCTTTGTGAGTTACCAGATGCCCGACCTGATTGCGGATCAGGTAGGAAGCGTGGTGAACTGGAGCTTCTTCTCGCTGAACCTGGTTGCGGCCATCATCCCGGTGCTGGCGCTTGAACCGCTGGCCAACCGGTTCGGCAGGGTGAAGACTCACGCATCGTCATTGGTTATTATGGCAATCGGGTACGCCGCGATGTGGGCGCTGGGCAACTCACCGTGGACCCTTTACATCCTGATGATTGTCGTCGGTGTGGGCTGGGCGTCCATCATCAGCCTTCCGTTTGCGATTATGTCGCAAAAAATTGCCCAGAACCAGATGGGGCTCTACATGGGGCTTTTCAACCTCTCGGTTGTGCTGCCGCAGCTGGTTTCCAGCTTTGCAGTCGGCGACATCATGAATGCAGCACCAAATAAAACCGTGCTTCTGATCATCTGCAGCGTAACTGTTGGTTTTTCAGCCCTGGCCTGGTTCCTCGTAAAAGAACCCAAGGACGAAATGACCGAGAATCCCGCCCTGGTGGATGAGAAGTGA
- a CDS encoding thioredoxin domain-containing protein, producing the protein MNQLGREKSPYLLQHADNPVEWYPWGEEAFEKARNEDKPVFLSIGYATCHWCHVMAHESFEDDGVAELMNRTFVNIKVDREERPDIDNTYMTVCQMITGQGGWPLTIIMTPEKEPFYAATYLPRHSHPNRIGMYDLVPAINKAWKEDRDRILESVDRIKKGFSRSLELGRSGGSLTEKIEQEAFDSLKQRYDRVHGGFGGSPKFPSPHNLTFLIDYSRLTGNDEASEMAAHTLEQMRLGGIWDHVGGGFHRYSTDEEWLLPHFEKMLYDQALMLRSYAEAFKLTHKNLFQKTSEEIVQYLDECLTSPGGGFYSAEDADSEGEEGTFYVWRKGEIEDILDPKDAAIFCDLYGVQDDGNYYDEATRQKTGSNIPHLSGPIPRELEEQVSGMLRKLHEHRRNRERPLLDDKILTDWNGLMIGSMARAGILLENPSFIERAENACTFVIHQLTDENGSLLHRYRNGDAGITGMADDYAFFIHGLIELYQATFNPDYLERAVRLQKEFTRDFYDDKHGGFFFTHAGAEKLLGRQKEIYDGAIPSSNSMAVMNGYILSRLTGNMDFERQASATLNAFSEQMSDAPAGYAHAIHAHMLMGHDSREIVICTEERGEISDRLIQICREYSGPGSTILLKTKQTQNILNRVAPYTKPYPVKREIAVYVCSGFACKAPIHTPEQLIEILSG; encoded by the coding sequence ATGAATCAACTTGGCCGCGAAAAATCCCCTTATCTTCTGCAGCATGCCGATAATCCTGTAGAGTGGTATCCATGGGGGGAAGAGGCCTTCGAAAAGGCGCGCAATGAGGATAAGCCTGTATTTCTGTCTATCGGTTACGCCACCTGCCACTGGTGCCACGTGATGGCACATGAGAGTTTTGAGGATGATGGTGTCGCAGAACTGATGAACCGGACATTTGTGAATATCAAGGTGGATCGGGAGGAGCGGCCCGATATCGACAACACCTACATGACGGTCTGCCAGATGATTACCGGTCAGGGCGGGTGGCCGCTTACCATCATTATGACGCCGGAAAAGGAGCCTTTTTATGCCGCCACCTATCTGCCCAGGCATTCCCATCCCAACCGTATCGGTATGTACGACCTGGTTCCTGCCATTAATAAAGCATGGAAAGAGGACCGTGACCGTATTCTGGAATCTGTGGATCGAATCAAAAAGGGATTCAGCCGCAGCCTTGAGCTGGGCCGCTCAGGGGGTTCCCTCACGGAAAAGATTGAACAAGAAGCATTTGATTCACTGAAACAACGATATGACCGGGTTCACGGAGGATTCGGGGGTTCGCCCAAATTCCCCTCCCCTCACAACCTTACCTTCCTGATTGATTACAGCCGGCTCACCGGTAATGATGAGGCGTCTGAGATGGCGGCCCATACCCTGGAACAGATGAGGCTGGGCGGAATCTGGGATCATGTCGGCGGCGGTTTTCACCGCTATTCAACGGATGAGGAGTGGCTTCTCCCCCACTTCGAAAAAATGCTCTATGACCAGGCGCTCATGCTTAGGTCATATGCAGAAGCTTTTAAGCTGACCCATAAGAACCTTTTCCAGAAAACGTCTGAAGAGATTGTGCAATATCTGGACGAATGCCTCACCTCGCCCGGGGGTGGTTTTTATTCCGCCGAGGATGCAGACAGCGAGGGTGAAGAAGGCACATTTTACGTGTGGAGGAAGGGCGAAATCGAGGACATTCTGGACCCCAAAGATGCCGCGATTTTCTGTGATCTCTATGGAGTTCAGGATGACGGCAACTATTATGACGAAGCCACACGGCAGAAAACCGGCTCCAATATTCCGCACCTCTCCGGTCCGATACCCCGGGAGCTTGAAGAGCAGGTGAGCGGGATGCTGAGAAAGCTTCATGAGCATCGAAGGAACAGAGAGCGGCCGCTGCTCGACGATAAAATCCTCACAGACTGGAACGGACTGATGATCGGGTCGATGGCCCGTGCAGGCATACTTCTGGAAAATCCTTCATTCATTGAGCGTGCAGAAAACGCCTGTACCTTTGTGATTCATCAACTAACGGACGAAAATGGCAGTCTGCTTCACCGCTACCGAAACGGCGATGCGGGAATAACAGGGATGGCCGATGATTATGCTTTTTTTATACACGGGTTGATCGAGCTTTATCAGGCAACCTTCAACCCTGATTACCTGGAGCGTGCCGTTCGGCTGCAGAAAGAGTTTACGCGCGATTTTTACGATGACAAACACGGCGGGTTCTTCTTCACACACGCTGGGGCTGAAAAACTGCTGGGGCGCCAGAAAGAGATCTACGACGGAGCCATACCCTCCTCCAATTCGATGGCTGTCATGAACGGCTACATCCTCTCACGCCTGACTGGAAACATGGACTTTGAAAGGCAGGCTTCTGCTACCCTGAACGCATTCTCGGAACAAATGTCGGATGCTCCAGCCGGCTATGCGCACGCAATCCATGCACACATGCTGATGGGCCATGACAGCCGTGAAATTGTGATCTGCACAGAAGAGAGGGGTGAGATCAGTGATCGGTTGATTCAGATCTGCCGCGAATATTCAGGGCCGGGAAGCACCATACTGCTCAAAACGAAGCAGACACAAAATATTCTCAACCGGGTTGCACCCTACACGAAACCTTATCCCGTGAAGAGAGAGATTGCCGTGTATGTATGCAGCGGTTTTGCCTGTAAAGCCCCTATACACACACCCGAACAACTGATTGAGATTTTATCCGGTTAG
- a CDS encoding exo-beta-N-acetylmuramidase NamZ family protein — protein MMNRIFYRYRLIILMLLVAASMLLHSCDRPSAISLLDNRVKTGSEVLLDNYLDELEGLSVGLVMNPTSRIGDTHMLDTLLSHGVNVRALFAPEHGFRGEAGAGDLIEDNIDTATGLPVYSLYGTTRKPNSEMLSGIDLLLFDIQDVGARFYTYIATLGLVMEAAADNEVDIWVLDRPNPLGGNYVSGWTLEEEFESFVGPYPIPVAHGLTIGEMAMMIAGEGWMDSERKPELRVIKMEGWKRLMKWPDTGLEWIPPSPNLPAFDNAFFYPGAVFFEGTTLSEGRGTDNPFLTLGSPQTDLDDMDWDELSLLNGVHLLPHSFTPQSIPGVASNPKHEGEQCRGLYVELHSYQFDPVRTGLKIFATLMEATPDAEVNPFLYRLAGTRKIDRILTGELDPVTLDFEIEPFLRQREPYLIYK, from the coding sequence ATGATGAATAGGATATTCTATCGGTACCGTTTAATCATTCTGATGCTCCTGGTTGCAGCATCCATGCTTCTTCATTCATGCGACCGCCCATCAGCGATCTCCCTTTTGGATAACAGGGTTAAGACAGGCTCTGAAGTTCTGCTGGATAACTACCTTGACGAGCTGGAAGGGCTCAGTGTCGGACTGGTCATGAATCCCACGTCCAGGATCGGCGATACCCATATGCTCGATACGCTGCTCTCACATGGTGTGAATGTCAGGGCCCTTTTTGCACCTGAACACGGTTTCAGGGGTGAAGCGGGAGCGGGTGATCTCATTGAGGATAACATCGACACGGCGACGGGCCTGCCTGTCTATTCACTGTATGGCACCACCCGAAAGCCAAACTCTGAGATGTTGTCAGGCATCGACCTGCTGCTGTTTGATATACAGGATGTAGGGGCACGTTTCTACACCTATATTGCAACTCTAGGCCTGGTGATGGAAGCGGCTGCAGACAATGAGGTTGACATATGGGTGCTCGACAGGCCCAATCCGCTCGGTGGCAATTATGTGAGCGGATGGACTCTGGAAGAGGAATTTGAATCGTTTGTAGGGCCCTATCCCATACCGGTTGCGCACGGACTTACCATCGGAGAAATGGCCATGATGATCGCCGGCGAAGGCTGGATGGATTCAGAGCGGAAACCGGAGCTTCGGGTTATTAAAATGGAGGGGTGGAAGCGGCTTATGAAGTGGCCTGATACCGGACTGGAATGGATCCCGCCTTCACCCAACCTGCCGGCTTTTGACAACGCTTTTTTTTATCCGGGGGCGGTATTCTTTGAAGGAACCACACTTTCGGAAGGACGCGGTACCGACAATCCTTTTCTAACGCTTGGGAGTCCGCAAACGGACCTTGACGATATGGACTGGGATGAGCTTTCGTTATTAAACGGGGTTCATCTCTTACCGCACAGCTTCACGCCGCAATCCATACCGGGTGTTGCATCAAACCCTAAACATGAAGGCGAACAGTGCAGGGGTTTATATGTGGAGCTGCACTCCTATCAGTTTGATCCGGTGCGGACAGGTTTAAAGATCTTTGCAACCCTCATGGAAGCAACGCCGGATGCCGAAGTAAACCCGTTTTTGTACAGGCTGGCCGGCACGCGCAAGATCGACCGTATTTTGACTGGAGAACTGGACCCGGTTACGCTTGATTTTGAAATCGAACCTTTTCTGAGACAACGCGAACCATATCTGATATATAAGTAA